A section of the Atribacterota bacterium genome encodes:
- a CDS encoding YebC/PmpR family DNA-binding transcriptional regulator, producing the protein MSGHSKWSTIKRKKGKADAERGKLFGKINRLISVAARHGSDPETNSDLRNAIQLARENNMPNDTVERAIKRGTGEIDGVSYEEVIYEGYGPGGVAVLVKVLTDNRNRTVSEIRRIFSKHGGNLGSSGCVAWIFFQKAYFLFDRAKVDQDKILDLALEVEVDDIEIDEKNVEVTLSPTEFEKFKKLLEKNQVEYSLAEITMIPQTTVDLEGKKAEQMLNLMEQLEDHDDVQNVYANFNIDDKIIEELTAG; encoded by the coding sequence ATGTCAGGACATTCTAAATGGAGTACCATTAAGAGAAAAAAAGGTAAAGCTGATGCTGAGAGGGGTAAATTATTTGGTAAAATTAATCGACTTATTTCTGTTGCAGCACGACATGGTTCCGATCCGGAAACAAATTCTGACTTACGAAATGCCATACAATTAGCTAGAGAAAATAATATGCCTAATGATACTGTTGAACGAGCAATAAAAAGAGGTACTGGTGAGATTGATGGAGTATCATATGAAGAAGTTATATATGAAGGTTATGGGCCTGGTGGGGTAGCTGTACTAGTAAAAGTACTCACCGATAATCGGAACAGAACTGTTTCCGAAATAAGGAGAATTTTTTCCAAACATGGAGGAAATCTTGGTTCTTCTGGCTGTGTTGCCTGGATTTTTTTTCAAAAGGCTTATTTCTTATTCGATAGAGCGAAAGTAGACCAGGATAAGATACTTGATTTAGCCTTAGAAGTAGAGGTAGATGATATTGAGATTGATGAAAAAAATGTTGAAGTTACTTTATCTCCTACCGAATTTGAAAAATTTAAGAAATTATTGGAAAAAAATCAGGTAGAATACTCCCTAGCGGAAATTACTATGATTCCCCAGACCACTGTAGATTTAGAAGGGAAAAAAGCAGAACAAATGTTAAATCTGATGGAGCAATTAGAAGATCATGATGATGTACAAAATGTATATGCTAATTTCAATATTGATGATAAAATCATTGAAGAACTTACAGCAGGATAG
- the ruvC gene encoding crossover junction endodeoxyribonuclease RuvC, whose protein sequence is MVILGIDPGLNHTGYGLVEIQKDKIRAIKYGCIVNNISETLTEKIKKIHLEIDDLIKTYSPQEIVLEEIFFSKNTRSALNVGKVVGAVALTATLAGIDFFVYTPLQIKQSVVGYGRATKNQVQEMVKVLLKLSQKPNSEHAADALAVAICHIHNRYSY, encoded by the coding sequence TTGGTTATTTTAGGTATTGATCCAGGTCTTAACCATACTGGCTATGGATTAGTTGAAATTCAAAAAGATAAAATAAGAGCTATCAAATATGGATGTATTGTTAATAATATAAGCGAAACCTTAACTGAGAAGATAAAAAAAATACATTTAGAGATAGATGATCTTATTAAAACTTATTCTCCTCAAGAAATAGTTCTTGAGGAGATATTTTTTAGTAAAAATACCAGAAGTGCACTCAATGTAGGAAAGGTTGTAGGAGCAGTAGCATTAACTGCTACCTTAGCCGGAATTGATTTTTTTGTTTATACCCCTTTACAGATAAAGCAATCTGTTGTTGGTTATGGCAGAGCCACCAAAAATCAGGTACAGGAAATGGTTAAGGTCTTATTAAAATTATCACAAAAACCTAATTCTGAGCATGCTGCAGATGCTCTGGCGGTAGCCATTTGCCATATTCACAACAGGTATTCATATTAA
- the ruvA gene encoding Holliday junction branch migration protein RuvA yields the protein MISSLTGKLESIELGSLVINVNGVGYLVHIPSSNNFDINEFPQTIYTYLYVREDRIALYGFSNKNERNFFKMLIDTPGIGPKVALNIISDMGPERFQFAVLSENLTTISSISGIGLKLAKKIILELKEKFKQYHIEQDLIVKEGKQDIVNEGIEALKGLGYSEREAKQRILKVLEKISNQSSHKIEDLIKEALKK from the coding sequence ATGATATCTTCTTTAACAGGAAAGTTGGAATCAATAGAGCTCGGCTCACTTGTTATTAATGTAAATGGAGTTGGTTATTTAGTTCATATTCCGTCAAGTAATAATTTTGATATTAATGAATTTCCTCAGACTATATATACCTATTTATATGTGAGGGAAGATCGTATTGCTTTATATGGTTTTTCAAACAAGAATGAACGAAATTTTTTTAAAATGTTAATTGATACACCTGGAATTGGACCTAAGGTAGCATTGAATATAATCTCTGATATGGGACCGGAACGTTTTCAATTTGCTGTTCTGTCAGAAAATTTAACCACCATAAGCAGTATATCGGGTATCGGTCTAAAATTAGCTAAAAAGATAATCCTGGAGTTAAAGGAGAAATTTAAGCAGTATCATATTGAACAGGATCTGATAGTTAAAGAAGGGAAGCAAGATATTGTAAACGAAGGCATTGAAGCTTTGAAGGGTTTAGGTTATTCTGAGAGAGAAGCAAAACAAAGAATTTTAAAGGTTCTGGAGAAAATATCAAATCAAAGCTCACATAAAATTGAAGATTTAATAAAAGAAGCTTTAAAAAAGTAG
- the ruvB gene encoding Holliday junction branch migration DNA helicase RuvB: MNKKEDLIEKDLKTEGSDSEVNLRPQKLMHFIGQQNVKNNLSIYIKAALKRNEPIDHILLYGPPGLGKTTLANIIAREMGVNIKMTSGPVIERAGDLAAILTNLKEKDILFIDEIHRLNRAVEEILYPALEDFALDILIGKGPSARSIRIGLSKFTLIGATTRTGLITSPLRSRFGVISRIGYYNEEELHQIITRSSTILGIKVEEAASREIAKRSRGTPRIANRLLKRVRDYAQIEGMGVISNEIAFFALKNMGIDDQGLCEIDKRLLLTIMDKFKGGPVGLGTLAASLNEDKETICDVHEPYLLQKGFLTRTPQGRKTTEMAYRYFYQQKYKLTGDDNSTLF; the protein is encoded by the coding sequence ATGAATAAAAAAGAAGATTTAATTGAAAAAGATTTAAAAACAGAAGGTTCAGATTCTGAAGTAAATTTAAGGCCGCAAAAATTAATGCATTTTATTGGTCAACAGAATGTAAAGAACAATCTTTCTATTTATATCAAAGCTGCTCTTAAAAGAAATGAGCCGATAGATCATATCTTACTATATGGACCACCTGGATTGGGAAAAACAACATTAGCTAATATAATTGCCAGAGAAATGGGAGTAAATATTAAAATGACTTCTGGCCCAGTTATTGAAAGAGCAGGCGATCTGGCAGCTATTTTAACTAATCTCAAAGAGAAAGATATTTTGTTTATTGATGAAATACACCGCCTTAATAGAGCTGTTGAAGAAATCTTATATCCCGCATTAGAAGACTTTGCTCTGGATATTCTGATTGGTAAAGGTCCTAGTGCTCGATCAATACGTATTGGTTTATCAAAATTTACTTTGATAGGAGCTACTACCAGGACCGGTCTCATAACTTCACCTCTAAGAAGTCGTTTTGGCGTAATCTCTCGAATTGGATATTATAATGAGGAAGAGCTTCATCAGATTATTACCCGTTCATCCACTATTCTGGGAATCAAGGTAGAAGAAGCTGCTTCCAGGGAAATTGCCAAGCGTTCTCGGGGAACACCCAGAATAGCCAATAGATTATTAAAAAGAGTCCGTGATTATGCCCAGATTGAGGGGATGGGAGTTATAAGTAACGAAATAGCTTTTTTTGCTCTGAAAAATATGGGAATTGATGACCAGGGTTTATGCGAAATTGATAAGCGTTTACTTTTAACTATAATGGATAAATTTAAGGGTGGACCGGTGGGGCTGGGAACTCTGGCAGCCTCCTTAAATGAAGATAAAGAAACGATATGTGATGTACATGAACCTTATCTTTTACAGAAAGGATTTTTAACCAGAACTCCTCAAGGAAGAAAAACAACCGAAATGGCTTATCGCTATTTTTACCAGCAAAAATATAAGTTAACTGGAGATGATAATTCAACACTATTCTAA
- a CDS encoding DUF2905 domain-containing protein yields the protein MNNLNAIAKILIITGIMILVVGVLFLLLDKFTSFSFRLPGDILIRKKYFVFYFPLGLCILISILLTFLLRIFR from the coding sequence ATGAATAACCTGAATGCTATTGCTAAAATACTAATTATAACTGGAATAATGATATTAGTTGTTGGCGTACTTTTCTTATTATTGGATAAATTCACTTCTTTTTCTTTTCGCTTACCAGGTGATATCTTGATTCGCAAAAAATATTTTGTATTTTATTTCCCATTAGGATTGTGCATTCTAATAAGTATCTTATTAACATTTCTCTTACGAATTTTTAGGTAA
- a CDS encoding SpoIID/LytB domain-containing protein, with amino-acid sequence MKQLLNNIQKSKNPRFYLQSKCIFIIVIIFLVINLKTMAAIPVLRVGIFIDYKEINLKGDKGLQIYEIPTGKSLLIQKDNQSLKVVAQPQGIKINNNSFNVNKGIKVIPAGEGFVQVEDKKYRGEIEINVNNSLLNVINVVELEKYLYGVLKKEISPNWPAEVLKAQAIAARTFALSNMDKYIDQGYNICATTSSQEYGGVLSEHPSTNQAVNNTRGIVAVYEGQPINAVYHSDSGGYTENCEDVWGGYVPYLRSVPSEYESIVSPPNHHWSYSITEKEFLAKILEKGWQLNHIEDIIISKKTETGRVKAIDIVGDNGKKIALKANDFRLMIGPNLIRSSLFNVERKGGNKIEVKSEKSNPEIVKKTDENPQKTVSDILKEDRDFTITELIELLNRPKKLTEPKDIPLSAVIEEIQESGNLVVIFKGKGSGHGVGLSQWGAYGMATLGFSYEEILKYYYQGIQLTRLY; translated from the coding sequence ATGAAACAATTATTGAACAATATTCAAAAAAGTAAAAATCCCAGATTTTACCTGCAGTCTAAATGCATTTTTATCATCGTAATTATTTTTTTAGTGATTAATCTAAAGACAATGGCAGCAATTCCCGTTTTAAGAGTAGGAATATTTATTGATTATAAAGAGATTAACTTGAAAGGTGACAAGGGATTACAGATTTATGAAATACCTACTGGAAAAAGCTTATTGATTCAAAAAGATAACCAATCATTGAAAGTAGTTGCCCAACCACAAGGGATAAAAATTAATAACAATTCTTTCAATGTTAATAAGGGTATTAAGGTGATACCAGCAGGTGAAGGTTTTGTTCAGGTAGAAGATAAAAAATATAGAGGTGAAATTGAAATTAATGTAAATAATTCGCTTCTGAATGTTATAAATGTAGTGGAATTAGAAAAATATCTCTATGGAGTTTTAAAGAAAGAAATATCACCAAATTGGCCTGCTGAAGTGCTAAAAGCCCAGGCTATTGCTGCTAGAACTTTTGCTCTCTCCAATATGGATAAATATATTGATCAGGGTTATAATATCTGTGCTACGACTAGCAGTCAGGAATATGGTGGTGTTTTGTCTGAACATCCTTCCACTAATCAAGCAGTAAATAATACCAGGGGTATCGTTGCAGTATATGAGGGGCAACCTATTAATGCAGTTTATCATTCTGATAGCGGTGGTTATACAGAAAATTGTGAAGATGTATGGGGCGGTTATGTTCCCTATTTGAGAAGTGTTCCTTCAGAATATGAATCTATTGTCTCACCACCTAATCATCATTGGAGCTACTCCATTACAGAAAAGGAATTTTTAGCAAAAATATTGGAGAAGGGTTGGCAATTAAATCATATTGAAGATATTATTATAAGTAAAAAAACAGAAACCGGTAGAGTAAAAGCTATAGATATTGTGGGAGATAATGGGAAAAAGATTGCTCTTAAGGCTAACGATTTTAGATTAATGATAGGCCCTAATTTGATTAGAAGTTCACTATTTAATGTGGAAAGAAAGGGTGGTAACAAAATAGAAGTAAAGTCCGAAAAGAGTAATCCCGAGATAGTAAAAAAAACAGATGAGAATCCTCAAAAAACAGTGAGTGATATTCTTAAGGAAGATAGAGATTTTACCATTACAGAATTAATTGAGTTATTAAATCGACCAAAAAAATTAACAGAACCAAAAGACATCCCATTATCAGCAGTTATAGAAGAGATTCAAGAATCCGGTAATTTAGTCGTTATTTTTAAAGGTAAAGGTAGTGGACATGGGGTTGGGCTTTCTCAGTGGGGAGCTTATGGAATGGCTACACTGGGATTCAGTTATGAAGAAATTTTAAAATATTATTACCAGGGAATCCAATTAACCAGGTTATACTAA
- the queA gene encoding tRNA preQ1(34) S-adenosylmethionine ribosyltransferase-isomerase QueA: MDITIFDYNLSNCFIAQEPLVQRDKSRLMVLDRKDEKIKHKNFFQIIDYLKPDDLLVLNDSKVVPARLFGYKKETGGKVEALLLNSLSDYRWQALLKPGRKASPGTEIIFTSQLEAMVISKDEEQGVFVLDMKTEGNFQEILQKIGKVPIPPYIKKELKNPTCYQTVYSRREGSIAAPTAGIHFTKELLTKIKKKGIEIIYLTLHIGRGTFELVKVSHVEQHRMKEELYTITSENAKAINQALLEKRRIVGVGTSVTRALESAFINDRITEGTRWTSLFIYPGYCFKVINALITNFHLPRSTPLMLASAFAGKEFLFKAYQVAMQENYRFYSFGDSMFII, from the coding sequence ATGGATATTACTATATTTGATTATAATTTATCAAATTGTTTTATTGCCCAGGAGCCACTGGTACAGAGAGACAAAAGCAGATTAATGGTTCTTGATAGAAAAGATGAAAAGATTAAGCATAAGAATTTTTTTCAGATTATTGATTACCTGAAACCGGACGATTTGCTAGTTTTAAATGATAGCAAGGTAGTTCCTGCTCGTTTATTTGGTTATAAGAAGGAAACTGGTGGAAAAGTTGAAGCTTTACTCCTTAATTCCCTGTCTGATTATCGCTGGCAGGCTTTATTAAAACCTGGCAGGAAAGCTTCTCCTGGAACTGAAATAATATTTACTTCACAGTTAGAAGCTATGGTTATTAGCAAGGACGAAGAACAGGGAGTTTTCGTTCTTGATATGAAGACCGAAGGAAATTTTCAAGAAATTTTGCAGAAAATAGGTAAAGTTCCAATCCCGCCTTATATTAAGAAAGAACTGAAAAATCCTACTTGTTATCAAACAGTTTATAGTCGAAGGGAAGGTTCCATAGCAGCACCTACTGCAGGTATTCATTTTACTAAAGAACTTTTAACTAAGATTAAGAAAAAAGGAATTGAGATAATTTATTTAACCTTACATATCGGAAGAGGAACTTTTGAATTAGTAAAAGTTAGCCATGTTGAACAACATAGGATGAAAGAAGAATTGTATACCATAACTTCTGAAAATGCCAAAGCCATTAACCAAGCTCTTTTGGAAAAACGTAGGATTGTAGGAGTGGGAACATCTGTCACCCGTGCTCTGGAATCTGCTTTTATCAATGATAGAATTACGGAAGGTACACGTTGGACTAGTTTATTCATTTATCCGGGTTATTGTTTTAAGGTAATTAATGCTTTAATTACAAATTTCCATCTGCCACGATCTACACCGCTAATGTTAGCATCTGCCTTTGCTGGAAAAGAGTTTCTTTTTAAAGCTTATCAGGTGGCTATGCAGGAAAACTATCGTTTTTATAGTTTTGGAGACTCAATGTTTATTATTTAA
- the tgt gene encoding tRNA guanosine(34) transglycosylase Tgt, with protein MSIEFKVIKEINKINNKARLGIIKTAHGIVETPVFMPVGTQATIKGILPKEISDLGFSIILCNAYHLFLRPGHQLILKCGGLHQFMGWDKAILTDSGGFQVFSLGKINKINDDGVTFQSYIDGSRHFINPEKAMEIQMALGSDIAMVFDQCAPYPSNKFETKLAAERTYKWAKDCRKYHNQKDQSLFGIIQGGLFQDIRKENTFRLIELDFPGYALGGLSVGEPNSLMYEILDTIVPLLPAEKPRYLMGVGAPESVIEGVIRGIDLFDCVLPTRNGRNGCLFTRNGKISITNAIYKEDLNPLDQYCQCYTCQNFTRAYLRHLYIAKEMLAPILGTIHNLYFMNQLMKELRKAILEDNLESFQKIFYDNYLVQEKKTKNKINIIY; from the coding sequence ATGTCTATTGAATTTAAGGTTATTAAAGAGATAAATAAAATTAATAATAAAGCGAGACTGGGAATTATTAAGACTGCACATGGTATCGTTGAAACTCCAGTATTTATGCCCGTAGGGACTCAGGCTACTATTAAAGGAATTTTACCTAAAGAAATAAGTGATCTGGGATTTTCTATAATATTATGCAATGCTTATCATCTCTTTTTAAGACCTGGACATCAGCTTATTTTAAAATGTGGTGGATTACACCAATTTATGGGTTGGGATAAAGCAATTCTAACCGATAGTGGAGGATTTCAGGTATTTAGCTTAGGTAAAATAAATAAAATTAACGATGATGGAGTTACATTTCAATCTTATATTGATGGATCAAGACATTTTATTAATCCAGAAAAAGCGATGGAAATTCAGATGGCTTTAGGTTCTGATATTGCCATGGTTTTTGATCAATGTGCACCCTATCCGTCAAATAAATTTGAAACAAAGCTAGCAGCTGAACGGACCTATAAATGGGCAAAGGATTGCCGGAAGTATCATAATCAAAAGGATCAGTCTTTATTTGGAATTATCCAGGGTGGTCTTTTTCAGGATATTCGCAAGGAAAATACCTTCAGGTTAATTGAACTGGATTTTCCAGGATATGCTTTAGGTGGACTGAGCGTAGGAGAACCAAATTCCTTAATGTATGAAATATTGGACACTATAGTCCCGTTATTACCAGCAGAAAAACCAAGATATTTAATGGGAGTGGGAGCACCTGAATCAGTTATAGAGGGAGTTATTAGAGGAATCGATCTATTTGATTGTGTATTGCCGACCAGAAATGGGAGAAACGGCTGTCTCTTTACTCGTAATGGGAAAATATCCATTACTAATGCTATATATAAAGAAGACCTTAATCCACTTGACCAATATTGTCAATGTTATACCTGTCAGAATTTTACTCGTGCTTATTTACGCCACCTTTATATAGCTAAAGAGATGTTAGCTCCAATTTTAGGAACAATTCATAATCTATATTTCATGAATCAACTGATGAAAGAATTAAGAAAGGCGATTTTAGAAGACAATCTAGAATCTTTTCAGAAAATATTTTATGATAATTATTTAGTTCAAGAGAAAAAAACTAAAAATAAAATAAACATAATATATTAA
- the yajC gene encoding preprotein translocase subunit YajC produces MNQGIQQFLPLIIIFAIFYFILIRPQQQRQKKHKEMLDSLKVGDKVITIGGIFGIIREIKGDVFTLEISKDVKINTTRNAIGSRREN; encoded by the coding sequence ATGAATCAAGGAATTCAGCAATTTTTACCTTTAATAATAATATTTGCCATTTTTTATTTTATTCTGATTCGTCCTCAACAACAAAGGCAGAAAAAACATAAAGAAATGTTAGATAGCTTGAAAGTAGGGGATAAAGTAATTACTATCGGTGGGATTTTTGGTATTATCAGAGAAATAAAAGGCGATGTATTTACTTTGGAAATTTCTAAAGATGTTAAAATAAATACTACTAGAAACGCTATTGGTTCAAGAAGAGAAAACTAA
- the secD gene encoding protein translocase subunit SecD, with translation MKQLRILRLAFIILVIGIALFYVFPLDKNINLGLDLQGGSHIVLECVDSPNAPVDSDAVNRVIEIITNRINPEGVKEPIIQRQGERRILVQLPGMDDPQEAENLIGKTALLEFKDESGETLLTGAYLKNAQTSFDRFGRPNVILEFDEEGAKLFEQATVRNVGKILAITLDGQEISTPVVQEPIPSGEASIVGQFTVEEAQRLALLLRSGALPVEVRILENRSVGPTLGRDSINRSLKAGIIGLSLILIFMVIFYKGFGLIADLALSICMLLIMGAMAILNATLTLPGIAGIILTIGMAVDANILIFERIKEELQMDKTFRASIEAGFSKAFRTIFDSNVTTLIAAIALLYFGSGPIRGFAVTLSIGIVVSMFTAIVVTKLILELIGQHFSKNALV, from the coding sequence ATGAAACAGTTAAGAATATTAAGATTAGCATTTATTATTCTGGTTATAGGAATTGCCCTGTTTTATGTCTTTCCTTTAGATAAAAATATTAATCTGGGTCTTGACTTACAGGGTGGTTCTCATATTGTTTTAGAATGCGTTGATTCACCAAATGCACCAGTCGATAGTGATGCAGTGAACAGAGTAATAGAAATTATTACCAATCGAATTAATCCGGAAGGAGTGAAAGAGCCAATCATACAACGTCAGGGAGAAAGAAGAATTCTAGTACAGTTGCCCGGGATGGATGATCCCCAGGAGGCAGAGAACCTTATTGGCAAGACTGCTTTATTGGAATTTAAAGATGAAAGCGGTGAAACATTGTTAACCGGAGCTTACTTGAAGAATGCTCAAACATCTTTTGATCGATTTGGTAGACCCAATGTTATACTTGAGTTCGATGAAGAAGGAGCAAAATTGTTTGAACAGGCTACAGTTAGAAATGTAGGGAAAATATTGGCTATTACTCTCGATGGACAGGAAATTTCAACTCCTGTAGTACAAGAGCCAATTCCCAGTGGGGAAGCTTCTATTGTAGGTCAGTTCACTGTAGAGGAAGCACAGAGATTGGCATTATTACTGAGAAGTGGTGCTCTGCCAGTAGAGGTTAGAATTTTAGAAAACCGTTCGGTTGGACCGACTCTGGGAAGAGACTCTATTAACCGCAGTTTAAAAGCGGGAATTATAGGTTTAAGTTTGATACTCATATTTATGGTTATTTTCTATAAAGGATTCGGCCTTATTGCTGATCTGGCATTATCAATATGTATGCTACTAATAATGGGAGCGATGGCAATATTGAATGCCACCTTAACCTTGCCAGGTATAGCTGGTATTATTCTAACTATTGGAATGGCAGTAGATGCCAATATATTGATATTTGAGAGAATAAAAGAAGAATTACAAATGGATAAAACATTCAGGGCTTCTATTGAAGCTGGCTTTTCTAAGGCATTCAGAACGATTTTCGATTCCAATGTTACTACATTAATTGCGGCAATTGCTCTTCTTTATTTTGGCAGTGGTCCCATTAGAGGATTTGCCGTTACTTTAAGTATTGGTATTGTAGTTAGTATGTTTACCGCAATTGTAGTAACTAAGTTGATTCTAGAATTAATAGGGCAGCACTTTTCTAAGAACGCTTTAGTTTAA